The proteins below come from a single Daphnia carinata strain CSIRO-1 unplaced genomic scaffold, CSIRO_AGI_Dcar_HiC_V3 NW_026453007.1, whole genome shotgun sequence genomic window:
- the LOC130692622 gene encoding serine/threonine-protein phosphatase 6 regulatory ankyrin repeat subunit B-like gives MPSTTSVNVDGIQFDSNDFLGRGGYGSVHRGTYKDQSVAVKRIWKNNGKDQEDDNELKILQKLNHPNIVKFVHFASNADFNYFALELCDASLDQVFLNEDDPQKYNGPALPNNFEVFSQLATGLKYIHSKKLIHRDIKPENILISVKHTKQGKDITIKWADFGLSREVSERGTFTMSGIRGTLLWFSPEEIEIMGRNLSIEKTKGSYKSDIYAEGLVFGYILLKGKHIYGENQYDIVANMKQNNRVNMSEIHQKHLARNLIEQMLTSTPETRITSEEVVNQLEAINIKHSEKEKQLHQLSTCPITDCRNNIESLMQLGVDLNAKDDDGWNALHLVCRKNSSPHLIHAIKLLIELGIDKDAKTNDGANAFHLLCRYNSSPHLIHAIKLLIVLGIDKDAKINDGSNALHLLCSNDSSPHFIDAIQLLIELGFDKNAKTNDGANAFRLLCRYNSSPQLIDALQLLIELGIDKDAKTNDGANAFHLLCRYNSSPQLIDAIQLLIELGFDKNAKTNDGCNALHLLCEYSSSPHLIDAIKLLIELGIDKNAITKAGSNALHLLCRNNSSPHLIDAIKVLLELGFDKNLKNNDGWNALHYLRSNNSSPHLIDAIKLLIKLGIDKNAKTNDGANAFHLLCRYNSSPQLIDALQLLIELGIDKDAKTNDGSNALHHLCRNNSSPHLINAIKLLIELGIDKDAKTNDGSNALHHLCSNNSSPHLIDAIKLLLELGYDKNLKNNDGWNALHLLCSNNSSPHFIDAIKLLIKLGIDKNAKTNDGANAFHLLCRYNSSLHLIDAIKLLIELGFDKNAKDNDGWNALHYLCRNNSSPYLIDAIKLLVKLGIDTDAKDKKKWNALHLLCYYNSSPHLIDAIKLLLELGFDKNVKNNDGSNALHLLCYNKSSPHLIDAIKLLIELGIDKDAKTNDGSNALHHLCSNNSSPHLIDAIKVLLELGFDKNVKNHDGSNTLHYLCRNNSSPHLIDAIKLLIELGIKKNAKTNDGANGLHLLCSYNSSPHLIDAIKLLIKLGIDKNAITKAGSNALHLLCRNNSSPHLIDAIKVLLELGFDKNVKNNDGSNALHLLCYNKSSPHLIDAIKLLIELGIDKNVKDNDGWNALHYLCQNNSSPHLIDAIKLLIELGFDKNAKTNTDSNALHLLCYNNSGPHLIDAIKLLIKLGIDKKGEDNFRWNALHRLCSNNSSPHLIDAIKFLIKLGIDKNAKEILGKNAFHLLCYNNSSPHLIDAIKLLIELGIDKNAKTDDGSNALHYLCSNNSSPHLIDAIKLLIELGFDKNAKTNTDSNALHLLCSNNSSPHLIDAIKLLIKLGIDKNAKTNDGSNALHLLCSNNSSPHLIDAIKLLIELGIDTDAKDKKKWNALHLLCYYNSSPHLIDAIKFLIKLGIDKNAKEILGKNAFHLLCSNNSSPHLIDAIKLLIELGIDKNAKTDDGSNALHYLCSNNSSPHLIDAIKLLIELGFDKNAKTNTDSNALHLLCSNNSSPHLIDAIKLLIELGIDTDAKDKKKWNALHLLCYYNSSPHLIDAIKLLIELGIDKNAKGNEEWNALHLLCRYSLSPHLIDAIKLLIELGIDKDAKINTGWNALHLLCEYSSSPHLIDAIKLLIELGIDKNAKTSFFGWNAYDLSRRNTNLTNCNLYEIFKTG, from the exons ATAGTTAAATTTGTCCACTTCGCAAGCAATGCTGACTTCAA TTACTTTGCTTTGGAATTGTGCGACGCATCACTGGATCAGGTGTTCCTAAATGAGGACGATCCCCAGAAATATAATGGACCTGCATTACCAAATAATTTCGAGGTTTTCTCCCAGTTAGCAACTGGTCTCAAATACATTCATTCGAAGAAACTAATCCATCGGGACATTAAACCGGAAAACATTCTCATTTCTGTGAAACATACTAAACAAGGTAAAGACATAACGATCAAATGGGCCGATTTTGGATTGTCACGAGAAGTGAGTGAACGAGGAACATTCACAATGAGTGGAATCAGAGGGACTCTACTTTGGTTCTCTCCCGAAGAGATAGAAATTATGGGCAGAAACCTAAGCATTGAAAAAACTAAAGGCTCCTACAAAAGCGACATTTACGCAGAAGGCCTCGTCTTTGGTTATATTCTCTTAAAAGGAAAGCATATTTACGGTGAAAATCAATACGATATTGTGGCGAACATGAAGCAGAACAATCGAGTCAATATGAGTG aaattcacCAGAAACATTTAGCACGTAACTTAATAGAACAAATGCTGACCAGCACACCTGAAACACGAATTACATCTGAAGAAGTTGTTAATCAGCTTGAAGCCATAAATATCAAA CAtagcgaaaaggaaaaacagctTCATCAGCTGTCTACATGTCCCATAACAGATTGTAGGAATAACATCGAATCTTTAATGCAACTCGGTGTCGACttaaacgcaaaggatgacgatggatggaatgcgcttcatcttgtGTGTCGAAAAAATTCAAGTCCACATTTAATccatgcgattaaactcttgatcgaactcggcatcgacaaggacgcaaaaaccaacgatggagcgaatgcgtttcatcttttgtgtcgatacaattcaagtcCACATTTAATccatgcgattaaactcttgatcgtactcggcatcgacaaggacgcaaagatcaacgatggatcgaatgcgcttcatcttttgtgttctaacgattcaagcccacacttcaTCGATGCGATtcaactcttgatcgaactcggcttcgacaaaaacgcaaaaaccaacgatggagcgaatgcgtttcgtcttttgtgtcgatacaattcaagtcCACAATTAATCGATGCGCTtcaactcttgatcgaactcggcatcgacaaggacgcaaaaaccaacgatggagcgaatgcgtttcatcttttgtgtcgatacaattcaagtcCACaattaatcgatgcgattcaactcttgatcgaactcggcttcgacaaaaacgcaaaaaccaacgatggatgcaatgcgcttcatcttttgtgtgaatacagttcaagcccacacttaatcgatgcgattaaactcttgatcgaactcggcatcgacaaaaacgcaataaCTAAGgctggatcgaatgcgcttcatcttttgtgtcgaaacaattcgagtccacacttaatcgatgcgattaaagtCTTGCtcgaactcggcttcgacaaaaacctcaagaacaacgatggatggaatgcgcttcattatttgcgttctaacaattcaagcccacacttaatcgatgcgattaaactcttgatcaaactcggcatcgacaaaaacgcaaaaaccaacgatggagcgaatgcgtttcatcttttgtgtcgatacaattcaagtcCACAATTAATCGATGCGCTTCAACTCTTGattgaactcggcatcgacaaggacgcaaaaaccaacgatggatcgaatgcgcttcatcatttgtgtcgaaacaattcaagtcCACACTTAAtcaatgcgattaaactcttgattgaactcggcatcgacaaggacgcaaaaaccaacgatggatcaaatgcgcttcatcatttgtgttctaacaattcaagcccacacttaatcgatgcgattaaactcttgctCGAACTCGGCTACGACAAAAACCTCAAgaacaacgatggatggaatgcgcttcatcttttgtgttctaacaattcaagcccacacttcatcgatgcgattaaactcttgatcaaactcggcatcgacaaaaacgcaaaaaccaacgatggagcgaatgcgtttcatcttttgtgtcgatacaattcaagtctacatttaatcgatgcgattaaactcttgatcgaactcggcttcgataaaaacgcaaaggacaacgatggatggaatgcgcttcattatttgtgtcgaaacaattcaagcccatacttaatcgatgcaattaaactcttggtcaaactcggcatcgacacgGACGCAAAGGATAAAAAGAagtggaatgcgcttcatcttttgtgttattacaattcaagcccacatttaatcgatgcgattaaactcttgctcgaactcggcttcgacaaaaacgtcaagaacaacgatggatcgaatgcgcttcatcttttgtgttataacaaatcaagcccacatttaatcgatgcgattaaactcttgatcgaactcggcatcgacaaggacgcaaaaaccaacgatggatcaaatgcgcttcatcatttgtgttctaacaattcaagcccacacttaatcgatgcgattaaagtCTTGCtcgaactcggcttcgacaaaaacgTCAAGAACCACGATGGATCGAAtacgcttcattatttgtgtcgaaacaattcaagcccacatttaatcgatgcgattaaactcttgatcgaacttgGCATCaagaaaaacgcaaaaaccaacgatggagcgaatgggcttcatcttttgtgttcttacaattcaagcccacatttaatcgatgcgattaaactcttgatcaaactcggcatcgacaaaaacgcaataaCTAAGgctggatcgaatgcgcttcatcttttgtgtcgaaacaattcaagtccacatttaatcgatgcgattaaagtCTTGCtcgaactcggcttcgacaaaaacgtcaagaacaacgatggatcgaatgcgcttcatcttttgtgttataacaaatcaagcccacatttaatcgatgcgattaaactcttgatcgaactcggcatcgacaaaaacgtaaaggacaacgatggatggaatgcgcttcattatttgtgtcaaaacaattcaagcccacacttaatcgatgcgattaaactcttgatcgaactcggcttcgacaaaaacgcaaaaaccaacactgattcgaatgcgcttcatcttttgtgttataacaattcaggcccacatttaatcgatgcgattaaactcttgatcaaactcggcatcgacaagaaGGGAGAGGACAACTTtagatggaatgcgcttcatcgcttgtgttctaacaattcaagcccacatttaatcgatgcgattaaattCTTGAtcaaactcggcatcgacaaaaatgCAAAGGAGATCCTTGGAAAGAATGcatttcatcttttgtgttataacaattcaagcccacatttaatcgatgcgattaaactcttgatcgaactcggcatcgacaaaaacgcaaaaaccgacgatggatcgaatgcgcttcattatttgtgttctaacaattcaagcccacacttaatcgatgcgattaaacttttgatcgaactcggcttcgacaaaaacgcaaaaaccaacactgattcgaatgcgcttcatcttttgtgttctaacaattcaagcccacatttaatcgatgcgattaaactcttgatcaaactcggcatcgacaaaaacgcaaaaaccaacgatggatcgaatgcacttcatcttttgtgttctaacaattcaagcccacacttaatcgatgcaattaaactcttgatcgaactcggcatcgacacgGACGCAAAGGATAAAAAGAagtggaatgcgcttcatcttttgtgttattacaattcaagcccacatttaatcgatgcgattaaattCTTGAtcaaactcggcatcgacaaaaatgCAAAGGAGATCCTTGGAAAGAATGcatttcatcttttgtgttctaacaattcaagcccacatttaatcgatgcgattaaactcttgatcgaactcggcatcgacaaaaacgcaaaaaccgacgatggatcgaatgcgcttcattatttgtgttctaacaattcaagcccacacttaatcgatgcgattaaacttttgatcgaactcggcttcgacaaaaacgcaaaaaccaacactgattcgaatgcgcttcatcttttgtgttctaacaattcaagcccacacttaatcgatgcaattaaactcttgatcgaactcggcatcgacacgGACGCAAAGGATAAAAAGAagtggaatgcgcttcatcttttgtgttattacaattcaagcccacatttaatcgatgcgattaaactcttgatcgaactcggcatcgacaaaaatgcaaaagggaatgaagaatggaatgcgcttcatcttttgtgtcgatacagtttaagcccacacttaatcgatgcgattaaactcttgatcgaactcggcatcgacaaggacgcaaagatCAACactggatggaatgcgcttcatcttttgtgtgaatacagttcaagcccacacttaatcgatgcgattaaactcttgatcgaactcggtattgacaaaaacgcaaaaacctcCTTCTTTGGATGGAATGCATACGATCTGAGTCGGCGCAATACAAATCTTACAAACTGCAACCTGtacgaaatttttaaaaccgGATGA